A genomic window from Parasteatoda tepidariorum isolate YZ-2023 chromosome 10, CAS_Ptep_4.0, whole genome shotgun sequence includes:
- the LOC107442848 gene encoding uncharacterized protein has translation MEYFLNTVKVEGDGRFVVSLPWLDGHLPLPDNYDLALKRLQMTTRKLKTDKLYDAYGEVFNDWEKEEIIEEVPKEDMEIPCHYLPHRPVIKESSTTKIRPVFNASSKRKGVPSLNDCVEKGLNLIEVIPSMINKFRRYKFGVTADIRKVFLQVSLYENDRNFLRFLWYGENGLLKHFRRVVFGVSCRPFLLRATIQYHLNNKLEEAMGGNEKYPKEIIQELICSFYADNCLTSVKTESGVKQFMEVASNIMAERQFDLRGWESTNPSESNSSETNILGMKWNRQSDTLSINIPDVNETKNEVITKPNILSASYRVFDPIGITSPVMMCPKLLLQNLWKSKIGWDAEVDLKTSEEFLKWLNELEYLKNVKVARWLHCDKGVGNISIHFFCVASKYAYSAVVFLRVCYGTNVYVQLVQSKTRIVPCGKKETTIARLELLGATISARLSIEIRKEFKTDDVYFWTDSITVLAWLKREETWGVFVQNRVQEIRKLTPVQAWRHLPGSLNPADRSNRGCSAKQLRQSKWWDIPCWLYFPSREWPTNDLEEDINEEEVIREKRRTIVSAIVNIENTEIWSDHFSSYSRNIRVVSWILHFTHNTSHQNKLKGNLSYEEFKEAETHVLKSIQLKAFQDEKFLNKMQAFRDEKGLLRIRTKLVNSNETEDFRFPILLPGNSFVMKLIREEHAGSSIVLVRLREKFWILKAKKLVKEVISKCVTCKRFKSKPVEVPVAPLPRERVTMTKVFEVSGENYAGPLYLR, from the coding sequence AtggaatatttcttaaatacagTGAAAGTTGAAGGAGATGGCCGTTTTGTAGTTAGTCTGCCATGGCTTGATGGGCATTTGCCTTTGCCAGATAATTATGATTTGGCGTTAAAGAGATTGCAAATGACAACACGCAAGTTGAAAACCGACAAATTGTATGATGCCTATGGAGAAGTGTTCAATGACTGGGAGAAAGAGGAAATAATTGAAGAGGTTCCAAAAGAAGACATGGAGATACCTTGTCACTACTTACCTCATCGACCTGTGATAAAGGAGAGCAGCACAACTAAAATTAGGCCCGTGTTCAATGCTTCTTCTAAGAGAAAAGGAGTTCCTAGTTTAAATGATTGTGTAGAGAAAGGGCTAAATTTGATAGAAGTAATTCCctcaatgataaataaatttcgaagATATAAATTTGGTGTAACAGCTGATATACGTAAGGTTTTTTTGCAAGTAAGTCTTTATGAGAATGATAGAAATTTCTTGCGATTCTTATGGTATGGAGAAAATGGACTGCTGAAACATTTTCGAAGAGTTGTGTTTGGCGTTTCCTGTCGTCCGTTTTTGCTTAGAGCCACTATTCAATAccatttgaataataaactaGAGGAAGCAATGGGAGGGAATGAAAAATACCCTAAAGAGATTATACAGGAACTAATATGCAGTTTTTATGCAGATAATTGCCTCACAAGCGTGAAAACTGAATCAGGGGTGAAACAATTCATGGAAGTTGCTTCTAATATTATGGCTGAAAGACAATTTGATTTACGAGGGTGGGAGTCTACTAACCCATCAGAATCTAATTCTAGTGAGACCAACATTCTGGGAATGAAGTGGAATAGACAAAGTGATACTCTTTCCATAAATATTCCTGATGTTAATGAAACAAAGAATGAAGTCATCACAAAGCCAAATATTTTATCAGCTTCATACAGAGTTTTTGATCCCATAGGGATAACCAGTCCAGTGATGATGTGTCCAAAACTCTTGCTACAAAATTTGTGGAAGTCTAAAATTGGTTGGGACGCTGAAGTTGATCTAAAAACGAGCGAAGAATTTCTAAAATGGTTAAATGAGCTTGAATATCTGAAGAATGTAAAGGTGGCAAGATGGTTGCACTGCGATAAAGGAGTGGGAAATAtttccattcattttttttgtgttgCGAGCAAATATGCCTATTCGGCAGTAGTCTTTCTGCGAGTTTGTTATGGGACTAATGTTTATGTACAGCTGGTACAAAGCAAAACAAGAATTGTCCCTTGTGGGAAGAAAGAAACAACAATTGCAAGATTAGAACTTCTTGGTGCCACCATATCTGCTCGTCTTTCCATTGAAATCCGAAAGGAGTTTAAAACCGACGATGTATATTTTTGGACAGACTCCATCACAGTGTTAGCTTGGTTGAAAAGAGAAGAAACGTGGGGTGTATTCGTGCAGAACCGTGTTCAAGAAATTAGGAAACTGACACCAGTTCAAGCATGGAGACATTTACCTGGATCCTTGAATCCCGCGGATCGGTCAAATAGAGGTTGTTCAGCTAAACAATTGCGCCAGTCAAAATGGTGGGATATACCCTGTTGGCTGTATTTTCCATCCCGTGAATGGCCAACTAACGACTTAGAGGAAGATATCAATGAAGAAGAAGTGAttagagaaaaaagaagaacgATCGTATCTGCAAttgtaaacattgaaaatacagaaatatgGAGCGATCATTTTTCCTCTTACAGTAGAAACATCAGAGTGGTGTCATGGATTCTTCATTTTACACATAACACAtcacatcaaaataaattaaaaggtaaCTTGAGCTATGAAGAATTCAAAGAAGCAGAAACTCACGTTCTCAAATCCATACAATTAAAAGCGTTTCAAGATGAGAAGTTTCTTAACAAAATGCAAGCATTTAGAGATGAAAAGGGATTACTGCGAATAAGAACCAAACTTGTAAATAGTAATGAAACTGAAGATTTTAGATTTCCCATTCTTTTACCTGGTAATAGTTTCGTTATGAAGTTAATACGAGAAGAGCATGCTGGATCTTCTATCGTACTTGTCAGACTTAGGGAGAAGTTTTGGATTCTTAAGGCTAAAAAGTTAGTAAAAGAAGTCATTTCTAAATGTGTGACATGCAAGCGTTTCAAATCTAAACCAGTTGAAGTTCCCGTCGCTCCGCTGCCTAGAGAAAGAGTTACCATGACAAAAGTCTTCGAGGTAAGTGGCGAAAATTATGCTGGTCCTCTCTACTTAAGGTAA